One region of Acidithiobacillus sp. genomic DNA includes:
- a CDS encoding PQQ-binding-like beta-propeller repeat protein yields MAPIQWTADVHAPIYNIPRVADGTVYVDTAQAKGPNVFAVKEGKVLWRFATEGTIQMPVSLGGAQVFVASDVGGIHFMRAIDAKTGALIWDYTRHEPPECMCSHVTHYIQHLLFAETDGHSLYAFYPVGKIPDHRLWTFVGDGAKLTPPVLADSTVIFGSADHNVYGLVDNTGKIRWQQKTGYAFVAQPVVWEHTVILGNRGGTVHAYSTTTGKSLWNFTTNGPIDTAALIWHDRAYIASGAGGRGVYAFSAKTGKQIWHTQMTDYTAYPPVMVRQTLIVASRDGHLLGLAARTGKVLWRSHLHGVPLSQPVLWQGVAVLKVNDHQVMAFNAQSGRPVWTYHSKDVVTSPVPEGDHVYVGTSGGTIVAIGH; encoded by the coding sequence TACTGCGCAAGCTAAGGGCCCCAATGTTTTTGCTGTGAAGGAGGGCAAAGTCCTCTGGCGTTTCGCCACGGAAGGGACGATCCAAATGCCGGTATCTTTGGGCGGGGCACAGGTCTTTGTGGCCTCCGATGTTGGGGGCATTCATTTCATGCGCGCCATCGACGCCAAAACCGGTGCGTTGATCTGGGACTATACCCGCCATGAACCACCGGAATGCATGTGCAGCCATGTGACGCACTATATTCAGCATCTGCTTTTTGCGGAAACGGATGGCCACAGCCTGTATGCTTTTTACCCCGTCGGAAAAATCCCGGATCATCGCCTTTGGACCTTTGTTGGTGATGGTGCCAAGCTGACCCCTCCCGTTCTGGCAGATAGTACAGTCATCTTTGGTTCTGCGGATCACAACGTCTATGGGTTGGTCGATAACACCGGGAAAATCCGCTGGCAGCAAAAAACTGGCTATGCCTTTGTTGCGCAACCTGTGGTTTGGGAACACACGGTAATCCTGGGCAACCGCGGCGGCACCGTGCATGCGTATTCGACGACGACGGGCAAGTCACTGTGGAATTTCACGACCAATGGACCCATTGATACAGCCGCTCTCATCTGGCATGACCGGGCATATATTGCATCTGGGGCAGGAGGCCGCGGCGTCTATGCCTTCTCGGCCAAAACCGGAAAACAGATTTGGCACACCCAGATGACCGACTACACCGCCTATCCCCCGGTCATGGTCAGGCAAACCCTGATAGTCGCCTCACGGGATGGGCATCTGCTGGGTCTCGCGGCAAGAACGGGGAAAGTGCTCTGGCGTAGCCATTTGCATGGCGTTCCTCTGTCGCAGCCAGTGCTTTGGCAAGGTGTCGCCGTACTCAAGGTGAATGACCACCAGGTCATGGCCTTCAACGCGCAGAGCGGTCGTCCCGTATGGACCTATCACAGCAAGGACGTGGTCACCTCCCCGGTACCTGAAGGCGACCATGTCTATGTGGGCACGAGCGGTGGAACGATAGTAGCCATTGGCCACTGA
- a CDS encoding carbohydrate porin produces the protein MHNQHKVRRPIWLACLGMLVSTCLMASTADAASFSNALSWNLHLSLEGIDNFSGGIAPGAVGNATGKAGFAFDTRRAGWWSGGRFVTEFLAIQNGNPENYVGDTQCVNAFTGLNRGALYKLYYRQNMGNATLWAGLISANDYFDSTGVASNFLNVSYGFGAAMGINVPGASSYPFSSLGVMGSYRTDGWTGMAGVFEGDAIHPFENPAHRGNMVWLEADRNGSLGGGKYIVKLGGWRNSQLPQYQATLGNDTSGFYTTGEYRWEQDGMNWGSFLEFEAAPNPVNVLPWYMGAGLRLRHFWVARTGDSVGIGMARAWLRDAPYHAETDFEGYYSARIIPRLYLQSDLQYVVHPSATYPNALVGILRLHMRFS, from the coding sequence ATGCACAATCAGCATAAAGTGCGTCGTCCTATCTGGCTGGCTTGTCTGGGGATGCTCGTTTCAACCTGTCTGATGGCATCCACAGCGGATGCTGCCAGCTTCAGTAACGCACTTTCCTGGAACCTGCATCTCAGTCTGGAGGGCATTGATAATTTTTCCGGGGGAATCGCACCCGGCGCGGTGGGCAACGCTACCGGTAAAGCGGGCTTTGCTTTCGACACCCGTCGCGCCGGATGGTGGTCTGGCGGGCGCTTCGTCACAGAGTTTTTGGCGATCCAGAACGGTAACCCGGAGAACTACGTTGGGGATACGCAGTGCGTGAACGCCTTCACCGGCCTCAATCGGGGTGCGCTCTATAAGCTGTATTATAGGCAAAATATGGGCAATGCTACGTTGTGGGCTGGACTCATCAGTGCCAATGACTATTTCGACTCTACCGGCGTGGCCAGTAATTTCCTGAATGTTTCTTATGGGTTTGGGGCGGCGATGGGCATCAATGTGCCAGGAGCATCTTCTTACCCATTTTCCAGCCTGGGGGTAATGGGAAGTTATCGCACTGACGGTTGGACAGGTATGGCAGGTGTCTTCGAGGGGGATGCCATTCACCCCTTTGAGAATCCCGCGCATCGGGGAAATATGGTCTGGTTGGAGGCCGACCGGAACGGCTCTCTGGGCGGCGGGAAATATATCGTGAAATTAGGCGGGTGGCGCAACAGCCAGCTACCGCAATACCAGGCCACACTGGGTAACGACACCAGCGGCTTCTACACGACAGGGGAATACCGCTGGGAGCAGGATGGTATGAATTGGGGAAGTTTTTTGGAGTTTGAGGCGGCACCCAATCCGGTGAATGTTCTGCCCTGGTATATGGGTGCCGGATTGCGCCTACGACATTTCTGGGTGGCGCGAACGGGCGATAGTGTGGGTATCGGTATGGCCCGGGCCTGGCTGCGGGACGCGCCTTATCATGCGGAAACAGATTTTGAGGGTTACTATTCAGCGCGGATTATCCCTCGTTTATATCTGCAAAGTGACCTTCAGTATGTGGTTCATCCCAGTGCGACCTACCCGAATGCCCTGGTCGGTATCCTTCGTCTTCACATGCGATTCTCATAG
- a CDS encoding ATP-binding protein encodes MALRPSSISKLAVIGFGLAIVPLVLVIVSVTISIAHFAEQGQVSILRAVAMSDAANRMNNAVRSMERYGLQYTVLQDQALLVLYDQSFTEYKKSSAQFAAAGPSPVDRQRLERLATHLSRARRLLPLVSLEGNRRALESDFSRTSAEAQHLQSDVNEGISTEVAKLGTRALAIKRLTVVEVLLVLPLSIAFAILFIVLITRPIRRLDQAVSGLGDGDLETPIAVQGPRDIASLGDRLEWLRNRLNALEAAKLHFLRQLSHELKTPLTAIREGAELLQEDLGHELGADEQQEIVHIVRDNSLRLQRLIEDLLRFSLAEGPVGAGMVQDISLTAVVEELLLSYKPSLRSKSLHLVTDLADVRVRGHEDRLRTICDNLLSNAVKFSPQNATIRIYLQVQDEQAVLDVQDEGPGVAPEERGKIFDILYRGEASDAGKIEGSGLGLAIAREYVLSYGGSLELLDKKTPGACFRLRLPITDRTAAHARHVDPGGLRDHAVASTTSKYSDS; translated from the coding sequence ATGGCATTACGCCCGAGTTCCATTTCCAAGCTGGCCGTCATCGGTTTTGGTCTGGCCATTGTGCCGCTGGTGCTGGTCATTGTTAGTGTGACCATTTCCATTGCCCACTTCGCCGAGCAGGGGCAGGTGAGCATTTTGCGCGCGGTGGCTATGAGTGATGCCGCCAACCGGATGAATAATGCGGTGCGATCCATGGAGCGCTACGGACTGCAATATACCGTGTTACAGGATCAGGCGTTGCTGGTGCTCTATGATCAGAGTTTTACGGAATACAAAAAATCCAGCGCCCAATTTGCTGCTGCCGGCCCCTCCCCTGTCGATAGACAACGCCTGGAACGGCTCGCCACCCATCTGAGTCGCGCCCGTCGGTTATTGCCACTGGTATCGCTGGAGGGAAATCGCAGAGCACTGGAGAGCGACTTCAGCCGTACCAGCGCGGAGGCGCAACACCTGCAAAGTGATGTCAATGAAGGCATCAGCACCGAGGTGGCCAAGCTGGGTACCCGGGCGCTGGCGATCAAGCGTCTGACTGTTGTGGAGGTGCTGCTGGTGTTGCCGCTCTCGATTGCCTTCGCGATCCTGTTTATTGTGTTGATCACCCGTCCCATCCGGCGTCTTGACCAGGCGGTTTCCGGTCTGGGTGATGGTGATCTGGAAACACCCATCGCCGTGCAGGGGCCGCGAGATATTGCCAGTCTGGGCGATCGTCTGGAGTGGTTGCGTAACCGGCTCAATGCGTTGGAGGCAGCCAAGCTGCATTTCCTGCGGCAACTTTCCCACGAGTTGAAGACGCCGTTGACGGCCATTCGTGAAGGCGCAGAGTTGCTCCAGGAGGACCTGGGCCACGAGTTGGGCGCCGACGAGCAGCAGGAGATCGTGCATATCGTTCGCGACAACAGCCTGCGTCTGCAGCGGCTGATTGAGGATCTCCTGCGTTTCAGCCTGGCCGAGGGTCCAGTAGGTGCGGGTATGGTGCAGGATATCTCCCTGACGGCGGTGGTGGAGGAACTGCTGTTGAGTTATAAGCCTAGCCTGCGCAGTAAATCCCTGCATCTGGTCACGGATCTGGCCGATGTGCGTGTGCGTGGTCATGAAGACCGCCTGCGGACTATTTGCGATAATTTGTTGTCAAATGCCGTGAAATTCTCGCCGCAAAACGCTACTATACGGATATATTTGCAGGTACAGGACGAACAAGCGGTTCTCGATGTTCAGGATGAGGGGCCAGGTGTAGCGCCTGAAGAGCGTGGAAAGATTTTCGATATTCTCTACCGGGGCGAGGCCTCGGACGCGGGGAAGATCGAGGGCAGCGGGTTGGGACTGGCCATCGCCAGAGAATATGTACTGAGTTATGGGGGAAGTCTTGAATTGCTGGATAAAAAAACGCCAGGGGCCTGCTTCCGGTTGCGCCTGCCGATCACGGATCGTACTGCTGCCCACGCTCGCCATGTTGACCCTGGCGGGTTGCGCGACCACGCCGTTGCCTCTACTACCTCCAAATACAGTGATTCTTAA
- a CDS encoding sigma 54-interacting transcriptional regulator, whose translation MEKGRILLVDDDADLLRLLSLRMKTAGYAVSTAASGNEALSVLAMEHPSLVITDLKMDEMDGMALLDAIRRDYPTLPVIILTAHGSIPDALLAADQGVFAFLTKPFDGKDLMAQVERAFNLTAAVLPGSGKKGRDSSWDRILTRSPKMQTVLDQARLVAASDASVFIHGASGTGKELLAQAIHQASPRRNHAFIALNCAAFPEQLLESELFGHKKGAFTGAANSHQGLFQAAEGGTLFLDEIGDMPLSLQVKLLRALQERVIRPVGSTESIAVDVRIISASHRDLEQEMAARRFRDDLYYRLCVVTLELPALAERPEDIPLLAEFFLRDTAAKNRKDVRGIAPEAMELLVGAPWPGNVRQLANVIEQAVVLSTTPRIGAPLIRHALRDREGEVMPLADAKGRFEMNYLIQIMRMTRGNVSQAAQLAQRNRTEFYRLLRRYHLDPAAFKETGSDEDETEV comes from the coding sequence ATGGAAAAGGGCAGAATCTTACTGGTAGATGATGACGCTGATCTCCTGCGTCTGTTGTCCTTGCGTATGAAGACGGCCGGTTATGCCGTCAGTACCGCGGCCAGTGGTAACGAGGCGCTGTCGGTACTGGCAATGGAACATCCGTCCTTGGTCATCACCGATCTCAAGATGGACGAGATGGACGGGATGGCGCTGCTGGACGCCATTCGCCGTGACTACCCGACTTTGCCCGTCATCATCCTCACCGCCCACGGGTCTATCCCCGATGCCTTGCTGGCGGCAGATCAAGGTGTCTTTGCCTTCCTCACCAAGCCTTTTGATGGCAAGGATCTGATGGCGCAGGTGGAGCGCGCCTTCAACCTGACAGCGGCGGTTCTGCCGGGTTCGGGCAAGAAGGGCAGGGATTCCAGTTGGGACCGTATCCTGACCCGCAGTCCAAAAATGCAGACGGTGCTGGATCAGGCGCGTCTGGTGGCTGCTTCTGATGCCAGTGTCTTCATTCATGGTGCCAGTGGTACCGGTAAAGAATTGCTGGCCCAGGCCATCCATCAGGCGAGCCCACGCCGCAATCACGCCTTTATTGCGCTCAACTGCGCGGCCTTTCCCGAGCAACTCCTGGAGTCGGAACTCTTCGGGCACAAAAAAGGCGCCTTCACCGGGGCGGCCAATAGTCATCAGGGGCTGTTTCAGGCCGCTGAGGGTGGCACGCTGTTTCTCGACGAAATTGGCGATATGCCCCTCTCCTTACAGGTCAAACTGTTACGCGCCTTGCAGGAACGAGTGATCCGCCCTGTCGGCTCCACCGAGAGCATCGCCGTGGATGTGCGAATCATCTCCGCCAGTCATCGGGATTTGGAGCAGGAGATGGCTGCCCGGCGTTTTCGGGATGATCTCTACTATCGCCTTTGCGTGGTGACTCTGGAGCTGCCTGCCCTGGCTGAGCGGCCCGAGGATATCCCGCTGCTGGCCGAGTTTTTTTTACGCGATACGGCAGCCAAGAATCGCAAGGATGTCCGCGGTATCGCGCCGGAGGCCATGGAACTGCTGGTGGGAGCGCCCTGGCCAGGTAACGTCCGGCAACTGGCCAACGTCATTGAACAGGCGGTGGTGCTGTCTACTACCCCGCGAATCGGTGCGCCCCTCATCCGTCACGCCTTGCGGGACAGAGAGGGTGAAGTCATGCCCCTGGCCGATGCCAAGGGTCGTTTCGAGATGAATTATCTGATCCAGATTATGCGCATGACCCGGGGCAACGTGAGTCAGGCGGCACAATTGGCGCAGCGCAACCGGACGGAGTTTTATCGCCTGCTACGTCGTTACCACCTGGACCCCGCTGCCTTCAAAGAAACGGGCAGCGATGAAGACGAAACAGAAGTATAA
- a CDS encoding histidine phosphatase family protein: protein MNIESITLVRHGTTEWTDRGKHTSVTEVALTAEGRADAQALWKCFVEQGHFDGIYSSPMLRAHHTAILAGFSDPELHRGLCEWRYGRYEGMTTAEIRQEDPEWSIFRCGGPEGESPEAVSGRCDELLKEWDAKGHRHVLCFAHGHILRALATRWLGLDLRFGDHLHLDPGSISCLGWEHEVPALRLWNYCPQRSVIGPRAG from the coding sequence ATGAATATAGAATCCATCACCCTGGTGCGGCACGGCACGACGGAGTGGACAGATCGCGGCAAACATACCTCGGTGACCGAGGTGGCGTTGACGGCGGAAGGGCGCGCAGACGCGCAAGCGCTCTGGAAATGCTTTGTGGAACAGGGGCATTTTGATGGCATTTACTCCAGCCCCATGCTGCGCGCCCATCATACCGCCATTCTTGCGGGTTTCAGCGATCCAGAATTGCATCGGGGGCTCTGTGAGTGGCGCTATGGTCGTTACGAGGGCATGACGACGGCCGAAATTCGCCAGGAAGATCCAGAATGGAGCATCTTCCGTTGTGGTGGCCCTGAGGGTGAGAGCCCGGAAGCCGTCAGTGGTCGTTGCGACGAGCTGCTTAAGGAGTGGGATGCGAAAGGCCACCGCCATGTGCTGTGTTTTGCCCATGGTCACATTCTGCGGGCGCTGGCTACCCGTTGGCTGGGGCTGGATTTGCGTTTTGGTGATCATCTGCACCTGGATCCGGGCAGCATTTCCTGCCTGGGTTGGGAACATGAAGTCCCCGCCCTGCGTCTGTGGAATTACTGTCCGCAGCGCTCGGTTATCGGACCGCGCGCTGGCTGA
- the speE gene encoding polyamine aminopropyltransferase: protein MSTELWYTERYEEHGAALSLKIREVLHREQSPYQTIEIFETEQFGTLMTLDGLVMVTDRDNFLYHEMMSHPALFTHPAPKRVLIIGGGDCGTLREVLRHQEVEEATQVELDERVTRVAERFFPELCEKNKDPRAHFHFTDGIVWIKEAEAGRYDVIIVDSTDPVGPAAGLFATDFYAACHHALADQGVLIAQSESPLLHADLIRQCQNRMTEAGFDGVNSVYFPQFCYPSGWWSGTLGRKGLAMDAFRADDARVFTGTHYYHAGMQQAAQVAPAFLLP, encoded by the coding sequence ATGAGCACAGAATTGTGGTACACCGAGCGCTATGAAGAGCACGGCGCAGCGTTGAGTCTGAAAATCCGCGAAGTGCTGCATCGCGAGCAGAGTCCTTATCAGACCATTGAGATCTTCGAAACCGAGCAGTTCGGCACCCTCATGACGCTGGACGGGTTGGTGATGGTCACCGACCGCGACAACTTTCTCTATCACGAAATGATGAGCCATCCGGCCCTCTTTACCCACCCGGCGCCCAAACGGGTACTGATTATCGGCGGCGGTGACTGCGGCACCCTGCGCGAGGTACTGCGCCACCAGGAAGTGGAAGAAGCCACGCAGGTTGAGCTGGATGAGCGGGTCACCCGCGTCGCCGAACGTTTCTTCCCGGAGCTCTGTGAGAAAAATAAGGACCCCCGCGCCCATTTTCACTTTACGGACGGCATCGTCTGGATCAAAGAGGCGGAGGCGGGGCGCTATGATGTGATCATTGTCGACTCTACCGACCCGGTCGGACCGGCGGCAGGGCTTTTCGCCACGGACTTTTACGCGGCATGTCACCATGCGCTGGCCGACCAGGGTGTACTAATCGCCCAGTCTGAGTCGCCACTTCTGCACGCCGACCTCATCCGCCAGTGTCAGAATCGTATGACCGAAGCGGGCTTTGACGGAGTGAACAGTGTGTACTTCCCGCAGTTCTGCTACCCCTCCGGCTGGTGGAGCGGGACACTGGGACGCAAGGGCTTGGCCATGGATGCTTTCCGTGCTGATGATGCCCGGGTCTTTACCGGCACTCATTACTACCACGCGGGGATGCAGCAGGCCGCACAGGTCGCCCCAGCCTTTCTTCTGCCCTGA
- the speD gene encoding adenosylmethionine decarboxylase encodes MRSLGHQIVADFYHCDGSTLSDVDYVTDAMLEAARRANCTIVTQTFHHFSPYGVSGAVIVAESHLAIHTWPEYGYAAVDIFTCGDVIQPEDALNYLKEAFGAGQVSTMEMKRGQVDMMGVPAHELRVKPVLCA; translated from the coding sequence ATGCGCTCATTGGGACATCAAATCGTCGCAGATTTTTACCACTGTGACGGCAGTACCTTGTCTGATGTTGATTATGTTACAGATGCCATGCTCGAGGCCGCCCGGCGTGCCAATTGCACCATCGTGACGCAAACTTTTCACCACTTCTCGCCCTACGGGGTGAGCGGCGCCGTTATCGTCGCCGAGTCGCATCTGGCCATTCACACCTGGCCGGAATATGGTTACGCAGCGGTGGATATTTTCACCTGCGGCGATGTCATCCAGCCCGAGGATGCCTTGAATTATCTCAAGGAAGCCTTTGGCGCCGGGCAAGTCTCCACCATGGAGATGAAGCGCGGACAAGTGGATATGATGGGCGTTCCTGCCCATGAGTTGCGCGTCAAGCCGGTTCTCTGCGCTTGA
- a CDS encoding ABC transporter ATP-binding protein, translated as MAAEALVELENVHFSRGAHPVLTGVDMRIPRGAIVSLMGASGGGKTTMLNLMAGTLAPQSGRIRVAGQDLQTLDFEGVYQLRRRMGMLFQHSALFTDFSAFENVAFPLRRHFRLDEGILRKLVLMKLEAVGLRGAAGLMPAELSGGMGRRVALARAVVMDPMLIFYDEPFTGLDPISVGIIATLIRRLNDALGATSILVSHDVQETFSIADYGYILAGGKIIAEGSPEALRASNSELARQFLGGQPDGPVPFHYPARDNYATALTDSAAAGEVI; from the coding sequence ATGGCCGCTGAGGCCCTTGTCGAACTGGAAAATGTGCACTTTTCACGAGGGGCGCATCCGGTCCTGACGGGGGTGGATATGCGTATTCCCCGAGGGGCTATAGTCTCCCTCATGGGAGCGAGCGGTGGTGGCAAGACGACCATGCTGAATCTGATGGCCGGCACGCTGGCGCCCCAGTCCGGGCGTATACGGGTGGCGGGGCAGGATCTGCAAACCCTGGATTTTGAGGGGGTATACCAGTTACGGCGCCGCATGGGCATGCTTTTTCAGCACAGCGCTCTGTTTACCGATTTTAGCGCCTTTGAGAATGTCGCTTTTCCTCTGCGCCGCCATTTCCGGTTGGACGAGGGTATTTTGCGTAAACTGGTGCTGATGAAGCTGGAAGCGGTGGGTTTGCGGGGTGCGGCTGGATTGATGCCCGCCGAGCTCTCCGGTGGCATGGGGCGGAGGGTGGCGCTGGCCCGTGCGGTGGTGATGGATCCGATGCTGATTTTTTATGATGAGCCTTTTACCGGCTTGGACCCCATCAGTGTGGGGATTATTGCGACCCTGATTCGCCGCCTCAATGATGCCTTGGGAGCGACCAGTATTCTCGTCAGTCACGACGTGCAGGAGACTTTTTCTATCGCGGATTATGGCTATATCCTCGCGGGCGGTAAAATCATTGCGGAAGGTTCGCCAGAGGCCTTGCGCGCCAGTAATTCAGAACTGGCCAGGCAGTTTCTTGGTGGGCAGCCGGATGGGCCGGTGCCCTTTCATTACCCCGCGAGAGATAATTATGCCACCGCTTTGACGGATTCAGCCGCTGCGGGTGAGGTGATTTAG
- the mlaE gene encoding lipid asymmetry maintenance ABC transporter permease subunit MlaE — protein sequence MAFLDFVPNLGRQVLLTIPNLGSAARFLLRSLVAVIHRHFSIQQLLKQVYGFGVRSLLLMTVAAFFTGMVLGFQGYYALVRFGATSALGTLVALSLLRELGPVLTALLFAGRAGSALTAEISSMKATEQLSAMEMMAVNPFAWVVAPRLWAGIIVVPILCAVFDLVGIFGGYLISVPVLGVDGGTFWAQMQSNVTFSGDILTGLFKALCFGLVVTWIAAWQGYAAQPTAEGVGNATTRSVVTASLAVLGLDFILTALLFT from the coding sequence ATGGCCTTTCTGGATTTTGTGCCGAATCTGGGGCGGCAGGTATTGCTGACGATCCCCAACCTGGGGTCCGCGGCCCGTTTTCTGCTACGGAGTTTGGTGGCGGTGATCCACCGCCATTTTAGCATTCAACAACTGCTCAAGCAGGTGTATGGCTTTGGGGTGCGGTCGCTGCTCCTGATGACAGTCGCCGCTTTCTTCACGGGCATGGTGCTGGGTTTTCAGGGGTATTACGCGCTGGTGCGCTTTGGTGCCACTTCGGCATTGGGTACCCTGGTCGCCCTGTCACTCCTGCGCGAGCTGGGGCCGGTGCTGACCGCGCTGCTCTTCGCTGGGCGGGCGGGGTCGGCACTGACCGCCGAAATCAGTTCCATGAAGGCGACGGAACAGTTAAGCGCCATGGAAATGATGGCGGTCAACCCATTTGCCTGGGTCGTGGCGCCCCGCCTCTGGGCGGGGATCATCGTCGTGCCCATACTCTGTGCTGTTTTTGATCTGGTCGGTATTTTCGGCGGGTATCTTATTTCGGTGCCGGTGCTCGGCGTGGATGGCGGCACTTTTTGGGCGCAGATGCAGTCCAATGTGACGTTTTCCGGCGATATCCTGACGGGTCTGTTCAAGGCCCTTTGCTTTGGGTTGGTGGTGACCTGGATCGCCGCCTGGCAAGGTTACGCGGCACAGCCGACTGCGGAAGGCGTGGGTAACGCCACGACCCGGAGCGTGGTGACGGCGTCGCTGGCGGTGCTGGGTCTCGATTTCATTCTCACAGCTTTGTTATTCACCTAA
- the mlaD gene encoding outer membrane lipid asymmetry maintenance protein MlaD, protein MEKRAIDWWVGVFVLLGIAALVVLALRVGNLSGFAYNDGYVLHADFTNVGSLKVRSPVRLGGVTIGEVTHIGMDPKTFMANVTMRIEPKVKLPTDTGASIYTEGLLGEQYVAVQPGGMPQDLKPGGTITMTQSAVNMDQLIGQMVFDKASGSK, encoded by the coding sequence ATGGAAAAACGGGCGATAGACTGGTGGGTGGGCGTCTTTGTGCTTCTCGGCATCGCCGCTTTGGTGGTGCTGGCACTGCGCGTAGGGAACCTCTCCGGCTTCGCCTACAACGACGGTTACGTACTGCATGCAGATTTCACCAACGTGGGCAGTCTCAAGGTGCGCAGCCCGGTCAGACTGGGCGGAGTCACGATCGGTGAGGTGACCCACATCGGCATGGACCCCAAGACCTTCATGGCGAATGTGACGATGCGTATCGAACCGAAGGTGAAATTGCCGACGGATACGGGCGCATCCATTTACACCGAGGGTTTGCTGGGCGAGCAATATGTGGCCGTTCAGCCGGGTGGAATGCCACAGGATCTGAAGCCGGGCGGCACCATTACCATGACGCAAAGCGCGGTCAATATGGATCAGCTAATCGGCCAGATGGTCTTCGATAAGGCCTCGGGTAGCAAATAG
- a CDS encoding phospholipid-binding protein MlaC, with translation MRQFSLISLAFFVLAWTLPAAAEDTQGAVAVVQQLTNSVLKVLRSNDGRPITPAVKKEVADIVLPHMDFTTMSQYVMARYWRQMDPAQQQEFVVLFKDLLVRTYSNSLNHYHGQTVKITGSQQISQNPPVAQVNMVIRQNGGAPDVPVIYALLYTNNSWRIYNTYIDGVSMVLNYRQSFGQIAASRGIPALLQDMKARDGMGSTAGKTAAAA, from the coding sequence ATGCGTCAATTTTCTTTGATTTCACTGGCATTTTTTGTTCTGGCCTGGACGTTGCCTGCCGCGGCAGAGGACACGCAGGGGGCGGTAGCGGTGGTTCAGCAGCTTACCAATAGCGTACTCAAGGTGCTGCGCTCCAATGACGGTAGGCCTATCACGCCAGCCGTGAAGAAAGAGGTGGCGGATATTGTCTTGCCGCACATGGATTTCACCACCATGTCGCAATATGTGATGGCGCGGTACTGGCGGCAGATGGACCCAGCCCAGCAGCAGGAATTTGTGGTGCTGTTCAAGGATCTGCTGGTGCGTACCTACAGCAATTCACTCAATCATTATCACGGACAGACGGTGAAAATCACTGGCAGCCAGCAGATCTCCCAGAATCCGCCTGTGGCACAAGTGAACATGGTTATTCGTCAGAACGGTGGTGCTCCAGATGTTCCGGTGATTTATGCCTTGCTCTACACCAACAACTCCTGGCGGATTTACAACACCTATATTGACGGGGTCAGCATGGTGCTGAATTACCGGCAGAGCTTTGGCCAGATTGCTGCAAGCCGCGGAATACCCGCGCTGCTCCAGGACATGAAGGCCAGGGATGGCATGGGTAGCACAGCAGGCAAAACGGCGGCGGCCGCTTGA
- a CDS encoding STAS domain-containing protein has protein sequence MSTATSWERQMVDGTPWLFLQGDWRVAPMDKALRSFAWVKDGQDCTEVSVVKLEAADSATLAMLMEWVQQARQRGTALRIHGASPKLQELASLYHLQDILPLCHD, from the coding sequence TTGAGCACAGCGACCTCCTGGGAACGACAGATGGTTGATGGTACCCCATGGCTTTTCCTGCAAGGGGACTGGCGGGTGGCACCGATGGATAAGGCACTGCGGTCCTTTGCATGGGTGAAGGACGGGCAGGATTGCACAGAAGTTTCCGTCGTGAAGCTAGAGGCTGCGGACAGTGCGACACTTGCCATGTTGATGGAGTGGGTGCAGCAGGCCAGACAGCGTGGAACTGCACTACGTATTCACGGGGCCTCGCCCAAGCTGCAAGAACTGGCGAGTTTGTATCATCTGCAGGATATTTTGCCGTTGTGCCATGACTGA